The region CTCTGTTTTTGACAACTCGCGCAACCCGTACATCCGCCACTAGGACAGATTCTCTCCTTCTCCTGCTCCGAAACAGAAGAGCTACAAGCTACCGAGGCTAACCTATCGCGATCCAAAATTTTAATTAAATCCTTAGGACAACTCGAGACACATAACCCACAGCCAATACAGCGCTCCCCATCGATGTAAATCTTTCCCGCTTTATCGCGTGTAATGGCCTCAACGGGACAACTAGGAATACAGTCGCCACGCCCAATACAGCGCTCAAAACAGCTAAATTCATTACCCACTAAACCTACAATGTCATGACAAGAAGCACTTTTGTTCTGGACATCTACCCGCAAAAAAGATTGATTGGTATGCGGATTACTCTCCTGACAAGCCAAAAATGCCACCTTAGGCGTACTGCTAGAGATAATTTGTCGGCTCGCATAGTAGCCCAAGAGGTTGCGCACATGTTGATGCTCAGCATCATTCATCAAAAAACAACGCTCCACGTGCATCTCTTGTTGCATACTCAAAGCCATCGCAAAGTCATGACAACTCTGATATCCACACTTACCGCAGTCATCCCCCGGTAGCGCATCTTCTACCACCTTAACCTTCGAGACCCCCTCGCTAGTGAGATTCGAGAAAAAGAGTACCGAGCCTACACTCACTAATGCTAAAAGCAGTATGATTAATATTATCGAAAAAATGATCATTCCTTAGCGCCCCTTTCTCTCAAACTAATTCATTAATGGATATAATATCATATAAAAAAGCGCCGCACTCAAAAAAAGATGAATTCTGCCACCAAAACGTGCTTGGGCGTGTAAAATAAAGCGCTCCTCATAGACCACAGCCATAAAGGCCGCTAACCAAACTGCCAACATGCCCATCCCGTAGTGTCCCAATCCTTCATGCCAAGCAATCGTGCGTTCAGCGTCTAATAAAAAGAGCGTACTACTCATCAGTACGACGGCAAAGGGATAGACCAAAAAATCTTCAGGCATGTCATAACGTTTGAGTGGCAAAAAGCTATGAAATAAAATAAAAAAAGTAAGCATAGAAAACGAGAATTGAAGAAAAAAGAGCATCACGCGCCAGCTGTAATGCAATTGACTACTCAATAAAACCAGAAGAAGTAACGTCAGCGTGGAGATTATCACAAAGAGGATACTCTTTATGAATAGGATCCCCTTATGATGAATTGCTTTTAGTAAAAAGGCGTGCCCGTAAAGAGAGAATAATAAATAGTTTATTATAAGATTATAAACAAAATTTTGCGTCAAATTCATGCCAACCTCCTTCGCATCTTCGTAGCAAGATCATCCAGCGTACTGTAACTAAGAAAAAAGAAAATAATCATCAATGTGCGTCCCATCGAACTCTGCCAAAATGACCAAACCCCTACCGTAATCAACTTTCGCTCTACCCCTAGAGGCATCAACTTATGGATAATTGCATAGCTACCCAAAAGCGTAACCAAAACAACGCTTATCGTTAAAATGATTTGCTTGGGATTTTGCGAGAGATGCTGTGCCTCATAGACATTCTCTATACGACTAATTAAAACGCTCAATAAGACAAATAAGATCATACGTTCTAAATGTTTCGTATCAAAAAGATA is a window of Entomospira culicis DNA encoding:
- a CDS encoding 4Fe-4S dicluster domain-containing protein, which codes for MIIFSIILIILLLALVSVGSVLFFSNLTSEGVSKVKVVEDALPGDDCGKCGYQSCHDFAMALSMQQEMHVERCFLMNDAEHQHVRNLLGYYASRQIISSSTPKVAFLACQESNPHTNQSFLRVDVQNKSASCHDIVGLVGNEFSCFERCIGRGDCIPSCPVEAITRDKAGKIYIDGERCIGCGLCVSSCPKDLIKILDRDRLASVACSSSVSEQEKERICPSGGCTGCASCQKQSSADTFFVENFLAQRGKEVISKEHMRRIIYGCPTQVIHAFERTNMTSKVEE